The following proteins are co-located in the Pedobacter frigiditerrae genome:
- a CDS encoding BamA/TamA family outer membrane protein — translation MKAYNSNFKQQVQILTILLFILVFVAGCSSTKYIEDYQSIVKKVKIDSIDKAYEENAYNYIQKDIRPSILGLNVGIYNIFNTKNGKYKTSNIKPLGDPPPILDSALVEISRNQIEKYLKSKGFFMAKVKSEIEVKDKKAKLRFVAKPGPPFFINGITYQIPDTTIKNLYLSNKESFTHLRVGKQYDADSLTYEREQIYQLMRQNGYYDFVRQYITYSPDSNQNNSKVGVKLIIENPLDGTKHKTYSIGETNILIAENSEGFTDLDKLSDSLKNKKAFRGIKFTDLSKRFRRNPIVRYDFIREGETYDIRKEVLTYDRLYELNVFKNVKIDYTKAKDSTAKIDPVIFLIPQKRRSDRMEIEVPFNSGTLGFNVSNTYTDNNFLRGAERFQFQIKGGLQMLNEKGVPIFKNIYQRDFSVSAGLTVPRLMIPFAIPMMGKNGMPYTTFSTSYLYALQKDITIRRIFINSVTYDWVETKSKLHSFTPLNFEYRFGSVLIDTNDKTNKNYLVNEEILRNSSYNIQLLARKDFTLGMKYAYSLNADKLLQNRTFVYFRGNIDIAGNLLGAISSLAGDKHDPQNGDYGTIFGLPFNQYVRPEVDVRWYKSLGAESQFVARLNGGVGYAYGNSISVPFEKLFYAGGSNGVRAWQARTLGPGNYNRAVIKSEAARKASYGIDQLGQMRIETNLEYRFMLVNKLFGGKLRGATFLDAGNVWNISPNNPKPETYFDFKRLGQQIAIGTGFGFRYDVQFFVFRFDLGLKLKDPQFAGSEQWVIGKYFNGAKEFKANYLADHSPDRYRFMQYNFGIGMPF, via the coding sequence TTGAAAGCATACAATAGCAACTTTAAGCAGCAGGTACAAATTCTTACAATATTACTATTTATTCTTGTTTTTGTGGCAGGATGTTCTTCAACAAAATATATTGAAGACTATCAATCTATAGTTAAGAAGGTTAAAATTGATAGCATTGATAAAGCTTATGAAGAGAATGCCTATAATTATATCCAAAAAGACATTCGTCCTTCGATTTTAGGTTTAAATGTGGGTATTTACAATATTTTCAACACTAAAAATGGGAAATATAAAACCAGCAACATCAAGCCTCTTGGCGATCCGCCTCCAATTTTAGATAGTGCCTTGGTTGAGATTTCGCGTAACCAAATAGAGAAATACTTAAAAAGTAAGGGTTTCTTTATGGCAAAAGTAAAATCTGAAATCGAAGTAAAAGATAAAAAAGCAAAGTTGAGGTTTGTGGCTAAACCTGGTCCGCCATTTTTTATAAATGGAATTACTTATCAAATTCCAGATACTACAATTAAAAACCTTTACCTGTCGAACAAAGAGTCCTTTACTCATTTACGGGTTGGCAAACAATATGATGCAGATTCTTTAACCTACGAAAGGGAACAAATCTATCAGCTGATGCGTCAAAATGGATACTATGATTTTGTCCGTCAGTATATTACTTATAGTCCAGATTCAAATCAAAATAACAGTAAGGTGGGGGTAAAGTTAATTATCGAAAATCCACTTGATGGTACTAAACACAAGACTTATAGTATAGGCGAAACAAATATTCTTATTGCCGAAAATTCTGAAGGGTTTACTGATTTAGATAAACTTTCAGATTCATTAAAAAATAAAAAAGCTTTTAGAGGCATAAAATTTACAGACCTTTCGAAAAGATTTAGAAGAAACCCAATTGTTCGTTATGATTTCATTAGAGAAGGAGAAACTTATGATATCAGAAAAGAGGTTTTAACCTATGACAGGCTTTATGAGTTGAACGTTTTCAAAAACGTTAAGATAGATTACACAAAGGCTAAGGATAGTACGGCAAAAATTGACCCAGTTATTTTTTTAATTCCTCAAAAAAGAAGAAGCGATAGAATGGAAATAGAGGTTCCGTTTAACAGTGGTACATTAGGCTTTAACGTAAGTAATACCTATACAGACAATAATTTTTTAAGAGGAGCAGAGCGATTTCAGTTTCAAATAAAGGGCGGTTTGCAAATGCTCAATGAAAAGGGTGTTCCTATCTTCAAAAACATTTATCAGAGAGATTTTTCGGTAAGTGCGGGTTTAACGGTGCCAAGGTTGATGATTCCTTTTGCTATCCCTATGATGGGTAAAAATGGAATGCCCTACACAACGTTTTCAACTAGTTATTTGTATGCATTACAAAAAGATATTACCATCCGTCGTATTTTTATCAACTCTGTAACTTATGATTGGGTGGAAACAAAATCTAAACTTCACTCATTTACTCCATTAAATTTTGAGTATCGTTTTGGTAGTGTATTAATTGATACCAATGATAAAACAAATAAAAATTACTTGGTAAACGAAGAAATTTTAAGGAACAGTTCTTATAATATTCAATTACTCGCTCGTAAGGATTTTACTTTGGGAATGAAGTATGCCTATTCGCTAAACGCCGATAAATTATTACAAAACAGAACCTTCGTTTATTTTAGAGGAAACATAGATATTGCTGGTAATTTATTAGGAGCGATATCTAGCTTGGCGGGAGATAAACACGACCCTCAAAATGGCGATTATGGTACTATTTTTGGCTTACCGTTTAACCAGTATGTAAGGCCTGAGGTAGATGTGCGTTGGTATAAAAGTTTAGGTGCAGAAAGCCAGTTTGTTGCAAGATTAAATGGTGGGGTTGGTTATGCCTATGGAAACTCTATTTCTGTGCCGTTTGAGAAATTATTTTATGCCGGTGGTTCGAACGGTGTTCGTGCTTGGCAAGCTAGAACATTAGGTCCTGGTAACTACAATAGGGCTGTTATTAAAAGTGAGGCTGCAAGAAAGGCATCTTACGGCATCGACCAATTGGGGCAAATGCGAATTGAAACCAATTTAGAATATCGATTCATGTTAGTTAATAAATTGTTTGGCGGCAAACTTAGGGGCGCTACCTTCCTTGATGCGGGTAACGTGTGGAATATTTCTCCTAACAACCCGAAACCAGAAACTTACTTCGATTTTAAACGATTGGGACAGCAAATTGCCATAGGAACAGGTTTTGGTTTCAGATATGATGTTCAGTTTTTTGTGTTTAGGTTCGATTTAGGCTTAAAACTGAAAGACCCTCAATTTGCTGGTTCAGAGCAATGGGTTATTGGAAAATACTTTAATGGAGCAAAAGAGTTTAAAGCTAACTATTTGGCAGACCATTCTCCAGATAGATATCGTTTTATGCAATACAATTTTGGTATAGGAATGCCATTTTAA
- the ppk1 gene encoding polyphosphate kinase 1 yields the protein MPTTVKNEFFDRDLSWLSFNERVLEEASRADVPLLERINFLSIYSSNLDEFYRVRMPVLLALEKLSKKEKNNVSIADNLLENANRAIRNQQQEYGKTLRETIIPQLRDNKISFIYGVDIPEELCKEVRRYFLSQVLAFLQPVNLADAKSSFFPNNNELYFLINLIEDGLTKTIILNIPSNNLQRFYKIEKGDETFIVFLDDIIRNNFDVLFNDGEITGCFSFKITRTAEIDLKDEYAGNLAEQIEKQLQKRDFGLATRFLHQPGVPEVTMEFIKDKLNLQKANTVEGGRYHNLKDLSSFPVKDKNLSNQSWSKINYPEVVKEKSLYEEILQKDMLINPPYQSYDSVLRFFNEAATDKQVEEIYVTLYRVASDSKIVNALISAAKNGKKVAVLVELKARFDEANNIKWAKKMKEAGVDIIYSVTALKVHAKIALIKRAVDNRKVYTGLFATGNFNETTANFYTDHILMTAHQGMLREMELLFMFLAKRVKPTDPDLIKFKYLLVAQFNLQQSFLRLIDREILNASVGNDAAILIKLNNLEEKVLISKLYQASQAGVKIELIIRGICRLIPGVKGMSENIKVVRIVDRYLEHGRVFVFHNQGDEEIYLGSADWMNRNIYRRIEVCFPIFDEKIKEEIKSILKLQLLDNIKAVEINDKMINIPVVTKHKPTQSQYRIYELLKEKYNA from the coding sequence ATGCCCACAACTGTAAAAAATGAATTTTTTGACAGAGATTTAAGTTGGCTTTCTTTTAATGAACGGGTACTTGAAGAAGCAAGCAGAGCTGATGTTCCTTTGTTAGAACGCATTAATTTTCTTTCAATTTATTCTTCCAATTTGGATGAATTTTACCGTGTGCGGATGCCTGTTTTATTGGCGTTGGAAAAATTAAGTAAAAAGGAAAAAAATAATGTCTCAATTGCTGATAATTTACTGGAGAATGCCAATCGAGCCATCCGTAATCAGCAGCAGGAATATGGCAAAACGCTAAGGGAAACTATTATTCCGCAACTGCGAGATAACAAAATTAGCTTTATTTATGGGGTAGATATTCCCGAAGAACTGTGCAAAGAAGTTAGAAGATATTTCTTGAGTCAGGTTTTGGCGTTTTTACAACCTGTTAATTTGGCTGATGCGAAATCGTCCTTTTTTCCTAATAACAATGAATTATACTTTCTAATAAATCTAATTGAGGATGGCCTTACAAAAACCATCATCTTAAATATTCCGAGTAACAATTTACAAAGATTTTATAAAATTGAAAAAGGCGATGAAACCTTTATTGTCTTTTTAGATGATATCATTAGAAATAATTTTGATGTGCTTTTTAACGATGGTGAAATTACTGGATGTTTTAGTTTTAAAATTACCCGTACCGCAGAAATAGATTTAAAAGACGAATATGCAGGTAATTTAGCAGAGCAGATAGAGAAGCAACTGCAAAAACGCGATTTTGGTTTGGCAACTCGATTTTTGCATCAACCAGGAGTGCCAGAAGTTACAATGGAGTTTATTAAGGACAAACTAAATCTTCAAAAAGCAAACACAGTTGAAGGAGGAAGATACCACAATCTAAAAGATTTGTCCTCTTTTCCAGTTAAGGATAAAAACCTTTCCAATCAATCGTGGTCTAAAATTAATTATCCAGAAGTTGTAAAAGAGAAATCATTATATGAGGAAATTTTACAAAAGGATATGCTCATTAATCCTCCATATCAATCTTATGATAGTGTTTTAAGGTTTTTTAATGAGGCGGCTACAGACAAACAAGTAGAAGAGATTTACGTGACTTTATACCGTGTCGCTAGCGATTCTAAAATTGTAAATGCTTTAATCAGCGCTGCTAAAAATGGCAAAAAAGTAGCTGTTTTGGTAGAGTTAAAAGCCCGATTTGATGAGGCAAACAACATCAAATGGGCTAAAAAAATGAAAGAGGCTGGTGTAGATATTATTTACAGCGTTACCGCATTAAAAGTCCACGCAAAAATTGCATTGATTAAAAGGGCAGTTGATAATCGTAAAGTTTACACTGGTTTATTTGCCACGGGAAATTTTAACGAAACCACAGCTAATTTTTACACAGACCATATTTTAATGACTGCTCATCAGGGTATGTTAAGAGAAATGGAGTTACTGTTTATGTTTTTAGCTAAACGCGTTAAACCTACCGACCCAGATTTAATAAAGTTTAAATATTTATTGGTTGCACAATTTAACTTACAGCAAAGCTTTTTGAGATTAATAGATAGAGAAATTCTAAATGCTAGTGTAGGGAATGACGCTGCTATACTCATCAAACTTAATAATTTAGAAGAAAAGGTTTTAATCTCTAAACTCTACCAAGCATCGCAAGCTGGGGTTAAGATAGAACTAATCATTCGCGGGATTTGTAGGCTTATTCCTGGTGTAAAAGGAATGAGTGAGAACATTAAAGTTGTAAGAATTGTAGATAGGTATTTAGAACATGGACGAGTTTTTGTGTTTCATAATCAAGGAGATGAAGAGATTTACTTGGGCAGCGCAGATTGGATGAACAGAAACATTTATAGAAGAATTGAAGTGTGTTTCCCAATTTTTGATGAAAAAATAAAAGAAGAAATAAAATCTATTTTGAAACTTCAGTTGTTAGATAATATTAAGGCAGTAGAAATAAATGACAAAATGATTAACATTCCTGTCGTAACAAAACATAAACCAACGCAATCTCAATATCGTATTTATGAATTACTAAAAGAGAAATACAATGCTTAA
- a CDS encoding Pycsar system effector family protein, whose product MKYKRLLEDVKEFVMDYFHTHHNENLVYHNLEHTQDVVKATMQIANHYQLNDKDFFIVMTGAWFHDTGYFEDTQNHEQIGADLAVDFLKKNDVPADVRDAVMQVILSTKMPQKPTNQLENILCDGDLFHLGTEDFSKKRKLMHKEVELLYNKDISKNEWRKKDIEFLESQQYHTDYCVLLLSDQKAVNIEKLRNKLKEEPEIDLKKDDKPIIQEKLLTKKDKKRPDKGIETMFRITSSNNQRLSDMADNKAQLLITVNSIILSLIVSLVLRRLEDNAFLIVPTFILLMVSLSTIIFSILATRPSIPDGLFTDNDLERKKVNLLFFGNFYKMALNDYSKGMVKVMNDNEFLYGTLITDVYSQGVVLGRKYKLIRIAYNIFMFGLIAAVLAYVFSYIGYGKLS is encoded by the coding sequence ATGAAATACAAACGCCTTTTAGAAGATGTGAAAGAATTTGTAATGGATTATTTCCATACTCATCACAATGAAAATCTGGTTTACCACAACTTAGAGCATACACAAGACGTAGTTAAGGCAACTATGCAAATTGCTAATCACTATCAGTTAAACGATAAAGATTTTTTTATTGTGATGACTGGAGCTTGGTTCCATGATACAGGATATTTTGAAGACACACAGAATCATGAGCAAATTGGTGCAGATTTAGCTGTAGATTTTCTAAAGAAAAACGATGTTCCTGCAGATGTGAGGGATGCTGTTATGCAGGTAATCCTATCAACAAAAATGCCTCAAAAGCCTACTAATCAGCTAGAAAATATTTTGTGCGACGGAGATTTGTTCCACTTGGGTACAGAGGATTTCAGCAAGAAAAGAAAACTGATGCATAAGGAAGTTGAGTTGCTTTACAATAAAGATATCAGCAAAAATGAATGGCGTAAAAAAGACATAGAGTTTTTAGAAAGTCAACAATACCATACAGATTATTGCGTATTGCTGCTTAGCGACCAAAAAGCAGTAAACATTGAAAAATTAAGAAACAAGTTAAAGGAAGAACCTGAAATCGACTTAAAAAAGGATGATAAACCTATTATACAGGAAAAACTTTTAACCAAAAAAGATAAGAAAAGACCTGATAAGGGAATTGAAACCATGTTTCGCATTACTTCGTCAAACAATCAAAGATTAAGTGATATGGCAGATAATAAAGCGCAATTGCTAATTACTGTAAACTCAATTATTCTTTCATTAATTGTGAGTTTGGTTTTAAGAAGGTTAGAAGATAATGCCTTTTTAATTGTGCCTACTTTCATTTTATTAATGGTGAGTTTATCAACCATTATTTTCTCTATTCTGGCTACAAGACCTTCAATTCCAGATGGTTTGTTTACCGATAATGATTTAGAACGTAAAAAAGTAAACCTGTTATTTTTCGGTAATTTCTACAAAATGGCTTTGAACGATTACTCGAAAGGAATGGTTAAAGTGATGAACGACAATGAATTTTTGTACGGCACTTTAATCACCGATGTTTATTCTCAAGGTGTAGTTTTAGGTAGAAAATACAAGCTCATTAGAATAGCTTATAACATTTTTATGTTTGGCTTAATTGCTGCGGTTTTAGCTTACGTGTTTTCTTATATTGGTTACGGTAAATTAAGTTAG
- a CDS encoding spore protein, which yields MAVTRLKRKDRYNKNVSRLEVKTLKLATNLELGSRSKQSKTDQLAKNNAILAQLVAANG from the coding sequence ATGGCAGTAACAAGATTAAAAAGAAAAGATAGATACAATAAAAATGTTTCTCGTTTAGAAGTTAAAACTTTAAAATTAGCTACTAACTTAGAATTGGGAAGCCGTTCTAAACAATCTAAAACAGACCAATTAGCTAAAAACAATGCAATTTTAGCTCAATTAGTTGCAGCTAACGGATAG
- a CDS encoding RNA methyltransferase — MLSKSQISFIKSLHQKKYRKESGIFIIEGIKSITEFINSSYQLNSIYYTPAYATLLPKNLTNIKLFEVNNAELEKISTLQTPQGILALVHIPAKQELDLNSLKNSFSLVLDDVQDPGNFGTIIRTADWFGLKNVICSENTVEAYNPKTVQSTMGSLCRINVSYTDLNSFLSKIKLPIFGALLNGNNIYETNWGNEGLILLGNEGHGISDLLLEKITTPVTIPRFGKAESLNVAVSAAIFCSELSRNKK; from the coding sequence ATGCTTTCAAAATCTCAAATCAGTTTTATAAAATCGCTACATCAAAAGAAGTACCGTAAAGAAAGTGGCATATTTATTATTGAAGGTATAAAATCTATAACAGAATTCATAAATTCAAGTTATCAGTTAAATAGCATCTATTACACCCCCGCCTACGCTACGCTATTGCCAAAAAACCTCACAAATATAAAGTTATTTGAAGTAAACAACGCCGAATTAGAGAAGATTAGTACTTTGCAAACCCCGCAAGGAATTTTAGCCTTGGTTCATATCCCTGCTAAACAAGAATTAGACCTTAATAGTTTGAAGAATTCTTTTTCTTTAGTGCTGGATGATGTACAAGACCCTGGGAATTTTGGAACTATTATTCGCACTGCGGATTGGTTTGGACTAAAAAACGTGATTTGCTCTGAAAACACAGTTGAGGCCTATAACCCTAAAACTGTGCAATCTACCATGGGTTCTTTATGCAGGATTAATGTAAGTTATACCGACCTCAATTCATTTTTATCAAAAATTAAACTACCGATATTTGGAGCTTTATTAAATGGAAATAATATTTATGAAACAAATTGGGGTAATGAAGGATTAATTTTATTAGGGAATGAAGGACATGGAATTAGCGATTTACTTTTAGAAAAAATTACTACTCCAGTTACTATTCCTAGGTTTGGCAAGGCCGAATCATTAAATGTTGCCGTATCTGCCGCCATATTTTGTAGTGAATTGAGTAGAAATAAGAAATAA
- a CDS encoding TspO/MBR family protein: MNSRSNKFQFLPFIICLLIPLAIGAVGGFFTFESVRTWYTTLNKPSFNPPNWIFGPVWTTLYILMGISSYLVWQKRKIVSGYSWAIGVYFLQLLLNLMWSYLFFYQQQIGFALIEIGILLLTIIVNAFIFYRINKIAGLLFIPYILWVSFASYLTYSIFILN, from the coding sequence ATGAATAGTCGCAGTAACAAATTCCAGTTTTTACCTTTTATAATATGCCTTTTAATTCCACTTGCTATTGGAGCAGTTGGTGGTTTTTTCACTTTCGAATCTGTTAGAACATGGTATACTACATTAAATAAGCCATCATTTAACCCGCCAAATTGGATATTTGGACCTGTTTGGACAACATTATACATTTTAATGGGTATTTCTTCTTATTTAGTTTGGCAAAAAAGAAAAATTGTCTCTGGATATTCTTGGGCAATTGGTGTTTATTTCTTGCAATTGTTGCTCAATTTAATGTGGTCTTACTTGTTCTTTTACCAGCAACAAATTGGTTTTGCATTAATAGAAATTGGCATTTTATTGTTAACCATAATTGTAAATGCATTTATTTTTTATCGCATTAACAAAATCGCTGGCTTGCTATTTATACCTTATATTCTTTGGGTCAGTTTTGCGTCTTATTTAACTTATTCTATTTTTATTTTAAACTAG
- a CDS encoding patatin-like phospholipase family protein, whose translation MLLVLQVKAQKVGLVLSGGGAKGLAHIGTLKALEENNIPIDYITGTSMGGIVGAMYAAGYSPTQIEKIALGTDFQDWVAGKYKSDYSYYFQKTSANASILTAKLSIDTSLRLNFRSNIVNDIPLNFALLELFSQASAISKDNFDNLFVPFRCMASDVLSQKSLTVGKGSLAEAVRATMTVPLVYRPIKLDGKYVFDGGLYNNFPADVMKTEFKPDFIIGANVSSKTFNTYPKNDDRLMNRFLVYMFLSKSDSTLVGENGVYIQPDLIDYTTTNFAPVAELIKRGYDATMADMVNIKKAISRRVKNEELTAKRLVFNQRKPDLVFSNVTVSGVNSQQKKYIERLFKSDNATFNLADIKRGYYKLVADETFETVYPKISYHPATDSYNFEIVAQPKKSFKIDFGGNISSRPISNVYLGLQYNYLNRKAYTVGANFYSGRFYESAQVSGRLDYPSGLPLYLAAELTYNHWNFYNTSQIFIENPHPTYIEQADRKIDLKFGMPLNKNARLTLSTAFINNNDRYSPTNSFAVGDILDRTVFNGLKAGLTFDKNSLNRKQYADRGHSFLLSVNYTTGKENYTQGNIFRTLPSFTKQVGVQRTFREWGSIKLSDEHYFLHTKKYSLGYQVEGVISNQPLFFNYYSSILAAPAFYPLQDSKSLFLSNFRATSYLAGGLKNVFHIKKNFDFRLEGYLMLPYKEFQQDGLQGVKYAEAFSKWRYAGTAGLVYHTPVGPVSFSYNLYDDNNKRHGVLLHLGYLIYNKRSIE comes from the coding sequence ATGCTTTTGGTGCTACAAGTTAAAGCACAAAAGGTTGGCTTAGTTTTAAGTGGCGGAGGTGCCAAAGGTTTGGCTCATATCGGTACGCTAAAAGCACTCGAAGAAAATAATATTCCGATAGACTACATTACGGGAACATCAATGGGCGGTATTGTTGGCGCTATGTACGCAGCAGGTTACTCCCCCACCCAAATAGAAAAGATAGCTTTAGGAACTGATTTTCAGGATTGGGTGGCTGGAAAATACAAAAGTGATTATAGTTACTATTTCCAAAAAACCAGTGCAAATGCTTCTATTCTTACTGCGAAACTATCAATCGATACAAGTTTAAGGTTAAATTTTCGGTCGAATATTGTAAATGATATTCCACTTAATTTTGCACTTTTAGAACTGTTTTCACAAGCATCAGCCATTTCAAAAGATAACTTTGATAATTTATTTGTTCCTTTTCGTTGTATGGCATCTGATGTTTTATCTCAAAAAAGCCTTACCGTTGGCAAAGGGAGTTTAGCAGAAGCAGTTAGAGCAACCATGACAGTTCCTTTGGTTTACAGACCAATTAAATTAGATGGAAAATATGTTTTTGATGGTGGTTTGTACAATAATTTCCCTGCTGATGTGATGAAAACTGAGTTTAAACCAGACTTTATTATTGGTGCAAATGTTTCATCTAAAACATTTAATACTTATCCAAAAAATGATGACAGGTTAATGAACCGGTTTTTGGTTTATATGTTTCTATCCAAATCTGATTCTACTTTGGTTGGCGAAAATGGTGTTTACATTCAGCCAGATTTAATCGATTATACCACCACTAACTTTGCACCTGTTGCAGAGCTCATTAAACGTGGTTATGATGCAACGATGGCAGATATGGTTAATATAAAAAAAGCCATATCAAGAAGAGTTAAAAATGAAGAATTAACGGCAAAGCGTTTAGTTTTTAACCAACGTAAACCAGATTTAGTTTTTAGCAATGTAACGGTGTCTGGCGTAAATTCTCAACAAAAAAAATATATAGAGCGCCTTTTTAAAAGTGATAATGCGACATTCAATTTAGCAGATATTAAACGGGGATATTACAAGTTAGTGGCCGATGAAACTTTCGAAACCGTTTATCCAAAAATTTCCTATCACCCAGCAACAGATAGCTATAATTTCGAAATTGTAGCACAGCCGAAAAAGAGTTTTAAGATAGATTTCGGCGGAAATATTTCATCAAGGCCAATAAGTAACGTTTACCTAGGTCTGCAGTACAATTACCTTAATCGTAAGGCTTATACGGTTGGTGCTAATTTTTATTCTGGAAGATTTTATGAATCTGCTCAAGTTAGTGGTCGTTTAGATTATCCATCTGGATTACCATTGTACCTCGCAGCAGAATTGACTTATAACCACTGGAATTTCTATAATACAAGTCAGATTTTTATCGAAAATCCTCACCCAACCTATATCGAACAAGCAGACAGAAAAATTGATTTGAAATTTGGAATGCCGCTGAACAAAAATGCCAGACTAACTTTAAGCACTGCTTTTATCAATAATAACGATAGGTATAGCCCAACCAATTCATTTGCTGTTGGAGACATATTAGACAGAACAGTTTTTAATGGTTTGAAAGCTGGTTTGACATTCGATAAAAATTCCTTAAATCGAAAGCAATATGCCGATAGAGGACATAGCTTTTTACTAAGTGTGAATTATACCACAGGAAAAGAAAATTACACACAAGGTAATATTTTTAGAACATTACCCTCCTTTACAAAACAAGTTGGCGTTCAACGTACTTTTAGAGAGTGGGGAAGCATTAAATTAAGCGATGAACATTATTTCCTTCATACTAAAAAATACAGTTTAGGCTATCAAGTAGAGGGCGTAATTTCAAATCAGCCTTTATTTTTCAACTACTATTCATCAATTTTGGCTGCCCCAGCATTTTACCCTTTGCAGGATAGCAAATCTCTATTTTTATCAAACTTTAGGGCAACAAGTTATTTAGCTGGCGGATTGAAGAACGTATTCCACATTAAAAAGAATTTTGACTTTAGACTAGAAGGCTATTTAATGCTACCTTACAAAGAGTTTCAGCAAGATGGATTGCAAGGTGTAAAATATGCTGAGGCCTTTAGCAAATGGCGTTATGCAGGCACAGCAGGCTTAGTTTATCATACACCAGTTGGCCCAGTAAGTTTTAGTTATAATTTATATGATGATAATAACAAAAGGCACGGAGTTTTACTACATTTAGGATATCTAATTTATAATAAAAGGTCTATAGAATGA
- a CDS encoding DUF6686 family protein, with translation MCKRTIIAQKQGVSVTQCINCRTVNIWKTGMLMRFSFDQFTEFAKITDKIDFDSYLEYAPDGSEVVILSTPCNDICLMFTRQELANFSNVINEAIYMQSIYKLVHE, from the coding sequence ATGTGTAAAAGAACAATTATTGCTCAAAAACAAGGTGTTTCCGTAACACAATGTATTAATTGCAGAACGGTAAATATTTGGAAAACAGGTATGTTAATGAGATTTAGCTTTGACCAATTTACTGAATTTGCCAAAATTACAGACAAAATCGATTTTGATAGCTATTTAGAATATGCGCCAGATGGTAGTGAAGTGGTTATTCTTTCAACACCTTGCAACGATATTTGTTTAATGTTCACCAGGCAAGAACTAGCAAACTTTTCTAATGTAATAAATGAAGCCATTTATATGCAAAGCATTTATAAATTGGTTCATGAATAG
- a CDS encoding SdiA-regulated domain-containing protein, with product MLNQPKIKKLHYLLLSASLISFAILSCSQTKSKGPESPTGYDLSKPEKYGMPDILQEISGIAFNKGDNKIVYAEMDEDGALFSLPLGTKDETKTKFGKKGDYEDVAIAKGWVVMLKSNGDLYSFPLSETKNAEVTKVTETTGLFPKGDYEGLFADETTGNVYVLCKTCKQDKDTKVTSGYILTLQSDGTLKSTGNFSIDVSQVDQLSGKKKGTFHPSALAVNPITKEWYIVSSVNKALVVADSKWKIKAVYHLSSNEFNQPEGIAFDSAGNLYISNEGSETTVGNILRFDYKKP from the coding sequence ATGCTTAATCAACCTAAAATCAAGAAATTACATTATTTACTTTTATCAGCGTCGCTAATTAGTTTTGCTATTTTATCTTGTTCTCAAACAAAATCAAAAGGTCCTGAGAGCCCAACAGGATACGATTTATCAAAACCAGAAAAATATGGAATGCCAGATATTTTACAAGAAATATCAGGAATTGCATTTAATAAAGGGGATAACAAAATTGTTTATGCTGAAATGGATGAAGACGGAGCTTTATTTAGTCTTCCATTAGGTACAAAAGATGAAACGAAAACAAAATTTGGAAAAAAGGGCGATTATGAAGACGTAGCGATTGCAAAAGGTTGGGTTGTAATGTTGAAAAGCAATGGCGATTTATACTCTTTTCCGCTAAGCGAAACAAAAAATGCAGAGGTTACAAAAGTTACGGAAACAACAGGACTTTTTCCTAAAGGAGATTATGAAGGTTTGTTTGCAGATGAGACCACTGGCAATGTTTACGTGTTATGTAAAACTTGTAAGCAAGATAAAGACACCAAAGTTACAAGTGGTTATATTTTAACTTTGCAAAGCGACGGTACATTAAAATCTACAGGTAATTTTAGCATAGATGTTAGTCAAGTTGACCAGTTATCTGGCAAAAAGAAAGGCACTTTCCATCCATCAGCATTAGCGGTAAACCCTATTACAAAAGAATGGTATATCGTTTCTTCGGTTAATAAGGCATTAGTTGTTGCCGATTCTAAATGGAAAATTAAAGCTGTTTATCACCTAAGTTCTAACGAGTTTAATCAGCCAGAAGGCATTGCTTTTGACAGCGCTGGTAATCTTTATATTTCTAACGAAGGAAGTGAAACCACAGTTGGAAATATTTTAAGGTTCGATTATAAAAAACCTTAA